Proteins encoded by one window of Bubalus bubalis isolate 160015118507 breed Murrah chromosome 4, NDDB_SH_1, whole genome shotgun sequence:
- the DNAJC22 gene encoding dnaJ homolog subfamily C member 22 isoform X1 codes for MAKGLLMTYALWAVGGPAGLHHLYLGRDSHALLWMLTLGGGGLGWLWEFWMLPSFVAQANRAQEQRQGSGRGTPPLSLIRFVAQMIVGMYFGLVALISLSFMASFYIVGLPLAVGLGVLLVAAIGSQTSALKNTLGAAFLTSPIFYGRPIAILPISLGASITAQKHRRYKPSVGSETLSVRLYRLGLAYLAFTGPLVHGVLCDTAVTLSYAADTLGSFLSWFSFFPLLGRLLESVLLLPFRAWTLLVGDHGINSSYFQEWEKLYEFVHSFQDEKHQLALQVFGLSEGATKEEIHGRYRELVKTWHPDHNRHQMEEAQRRFLEIQAAYEVLRQPRKPRGSWRSSATINTFNRVLGLPWWSSG; via the exons ATGGCCAAGGGCCTCCTAATGACTTACGCCCTCTGGGCTGTAGGGGGCCCTGCTGGTCTCCACCACCTATACCTGGGACGAGACAGCCATGCACTGCTCTGGATGCTTACCCTGGGGGGTGGTGGTCTAGGCTGGCTCTGGGAATTCTGGATGCTCCCAAGCTTTGTTGCTCAGGCCAACAGAGCCCAGGAGCAGAGGCAGGGCTCAGGAAGGGGGACACCCCCTCTAAGTCTCATTCGCTTTGTTGCCCAGATGATAGTGGGCATGTATTTTGGCCTTGTGGCTCTCATTAGCCTTTCCTTCATGGCCAGCTTCTATATTGTGGGCCTCCCACTGGCAGTTGGCTTAGGGGTCTTGCTGGTGGCTGCCATTGGCAGCCAGACATCAGCCCTAAAGAACACTCTAGGGGCAGCATTTCTTACTTCACCTATCTTCTATGGCCGCCCCATAGCCATCCTGCCCATCAGCTTGGGTGCCAGCATCACAGCCCAGAAGCATCGCCGCTACAAACCCTCAGTTGGGTCAGAGACGCTCAGCGTGCGGCTCTACCGCCTGGGCTTGGCTTACCTGGCTTTCACAGGCCCGCTGGTGCACGGTGTCCTCTGCGACACAGCTGTCACCCTCAGCTATGCGGCAGATACTCTCGGCTCCTTCTTGAGTTGGTTCAGCTTCTTCCCCCTCCTTGGGCGCCTTTTGGAGTCTGTACTCCTTCTGCCTTTCCGAGCCTGGACGCTGCTGGTAGGAGATCATGGCATCAACAGCAGCTACTTCCAAGAGTGGGAGAAGCTCTATGAGTTTGTTCACAGTTTTCAGGATGAGAAGCATCAGCTGGCTCTCCAG GTTTTTGGTCTCTCAGAGGGggcaacaaaagaagaaatacatggcAGGTACCGGGAGCTAGTGAAGACCTGGCACCCTGACCACAATCGGCACCAGATGGAGGAAGCTCAGAGGCGCTTCCTGGAGATCCAGGCTGCGTATGAAGTCCTGAGGCAGCCCAGGAAGCCCAGGGGATCCTGGAG GAGCAGTGCTACAATAAATACCTTTAATCgtgtactgggacttccctggtggtccagtggttga
- the DNAJC22 gene encoding dnaJ homolog subfamily C member 22 isoform X2, translated as MAKGLLMTYALWAVGGPAGLHHLYLGRDSHALLWMLTLGGGGLGWLWEFWMLPSFVAQANRAQEQRQGSGRGTPPLSLIRFVAQMIVGMYFGLVALISLSFMASFYIVGLPLAVGLGVLLVAAIGSQTSALKNTLGAAFLTSPIFYGRPIAILPISLGASITAQKHRRYKPSVGSETLSVRLYRLGLAYLAFTGPLVHGVLCDTAVTLSYAADTLGSFLSWFSFFPLLGRLLESVLLLPFRAWTLLVGDHGINSSYFQEWEKLYEFVHSFQDEKHQLALQVFGLSEGATKEEIHGRYRELVKTWHPDHNRHQMEEAQRRFLEIQAAYEVLRQPRKPRGSWRWEETSL; from the exons ATGGCCAAGGGCCTCCTAATGACTTACGCCCTCTGGGCTGTAGGGGGCCCTGCTGGTCTCCACCACCTATACCTGGGACGAGACAGCCATGCACTGCTCTGGATGCTTACCCTGGGGGGTGGTGGTCTAGGCTGGCTCTGGGAATTCTGGATGCTCCCAAGCTTTGTTGCTCAGGCCAACAGAGCCCAGGAGCAGAGGCAGGGCTCAGGAAGGGGGACACCCCCTCTAAGTCTCATTCGCTTTGTTGCCCAGATGATAGTGGGCATGTATTTTGGCCTTGTGGCTCTCATTAGCCTTTCCTTCATGGCCAGCTTCTATATTGTGGGCCTCCCACTGGCAGTTGGCTTAGGGGTCTTGCTGGTGGCTGCCATTGGCAGCCAGACATCAGCCCTAAAGAACACTCTAGGGGCAGCATTTCTTACTTCACCTATCTTCTATGGCCGCCCCATAGCCATCCTGCCCATCAGCTTGGGTGCCAGCATCACAGCCCAGAAGCATCGCCGCTACAAACCCTCAGTTGGGTCAGAGACGCTCAGCGTGCGGCTCTACCGCCTGGGCTTGGCTTACCTGGCTTTCACAGGCCCGCTGGTGCACGGTGTCCTCTGCGACACAGCTGTCACCCTCAGCTATGCGGCAGATACTCTCGGCTCCTTCTTGAGTTGGTTCAGCTTCTTCCCCCTCCTTGGGCGCCTTTTGGAGTCTGTACTCCTTCTGCCTTTCCGAGCCTGGACGCTGCTGGTAGGAGATCATGGCATCAACAGCAGCTACTTCCAAGAGTGGGAGAAGCTCTATGAGTTTGTTCACAGTTTTCAGGATGAGAAGCATCAGCTGGCTCTCCAG GTTTTTGGTCTCTCAGAGGGggcaacaaaagaagaaatacatggcAGGTACCGGGAGCTAGTGAAGACCTGGCACCCTGACCACAATCGGCACCAGATGGAGGAAGCTCAGAGGCGCTTCCTGGAGATCCAGGCTGCGTATGAAGTCCTGAGGCAGCCCAGGAAGCCCAGGGGATCCTGGAGGTGGGAAGAAACTTCCCTCTGA